A region of Malaclemys terrapin pileata isolate rMalTer1 chromosome 5, rMalTer1.hap1, whole genome shotgun sequence DNA encodes the following proteins:
- the FGFBP2 gene encoding fibroblast growth factor-binding protein 2 produces the protein MKTVILLLMMVCCMGGLGQKQTQKKRSNGEEIHFQTKVKDACTMNMSGDGEMKLRIECKNQGKSYWCEYTGKPSICRPFNNNPKVYWNQISLELRKLPNACQSTLVLKPSMCQKAPTDAHMKQVASSMKPNQSPSQQADAANHGKSIQKPSASLKQVKETQAGKSSVKKAGRPKPSTLPLVKPTQRGQGSENDTEVMKLAREHCWESLHTFCSYIISIFKG, from the coding sequence ATGAAGACTGTCATCCTTCTTCTAATGATGGTCTGTTGCATGGGAGGATTGGGACAGAAACAGACACAAAAGAAAAGGAGCAATGGTGAAGAAATCCATTTTCAGACTAAAGTCAAAGACGCTTGCACAATGAACATGAGTGGTGATGGGGAAATGAAACTCAGAATTGAATGCAAAAACCAAGGAAAGTCTTACTGGTGTGAATATACTGGCAAACCATCAATTTGTCGTCCTTTCAATAACAACCCAAAGGTTTATTGGAACCAGATTTCCCTTGAACTTAGAAAACTCCCAAACGCTTGCCAGTCCACCCTAGTGTTGAAGCCCAGCATGTGCCAAAAGGCTCCTACAGATGCTCACATGAAGCAAGTAGCTTCCAGCATGAAGCCAAACCAGAGTCCTAGCCAGCAAGCAGATGCAGCCAATCACGGGAAATCAATCCAGAAACCCTCAGCTTCTCTAAAGCAAGTTAAAGAAACCCAGGCAGGGAAAAGCTCTGTCAAAAAAGCAGGGAGACCTAAACCATCTACACTACCTCTTGTAAAACCAACACAGCGTGGACAAGGGTCTGAAAATGATACTGAAGTAATGAAGTTGGCACGAGAGCACTGCTGGGAATCACTGCACACTTTCTGCTCCTACATCATCAGCATCTTTAAAGGTTAA